The Lathyrus oleraceus cultivar Zhongwan6 chromosome 5, CAAS_Psat_ZW6_1.0, whole genome shotgun sequence genome includes the window TTGGCATTCAATATCATGTTCATTAGGTTTCTGTGTGTTACATAGCTAATAATATTGTTCCAAATGCCTTCTCTTTCTTGTAATATGTAAAATCAATGTGATTCTGCAGGTTTTGCAACAGCTTAAGGAAAAAGCTCTGAAGCGTGCAAACGTGACAGAAGGTGAAATCTTGCAGAAGATCGAAGAACGGGATGCTGCTAGAATACAAAAAGAGTACGCCAAATCCGATGACATAAGGAAAGATTTGGCCGTTCTTGGTATTGCTCTTATGGATAGTCCAAATGGCACAACTTGGAGACCTACCATTCCTCTTCCGATTCAAGAGCAGCTCTAGTCAAAATAAGCATTACTTGTCCAACATTTGCAAAGCAAAATCAGAGGAAACCGCCCTTCCTCAATCCTTGATGCCTTAAAGCTATGAATTAGAATTTTTGTTTCGATAAAAAAGTGCGCGAGGTTACGGTTGAATTAATTGATATTTTTTTTTATAGAATATTGATAATAAGCCCCATTGAAATGATAAATTAGTATTTGAAATTAAAGATTGTTAATCAATTTGATTCTTCTGTCATCCAACAGGATAAGAAATTCTGAGGTTGTATGCATTTACAAGTTTAATCAGGAAAATGACTGTGAACCTGGAGATTTGTCCATACAGTTCCAGCAACATGATAAGAAACCTATGAATCCTGTCTCCACATGTCCACCAACATCTCCCTCTCTTTTGTGCAGCACTCTAATAAACTCATTTGAGCTTAGATTTCCATCTCCACTTGTGTCAAACAGATGGAAAACAATCTCAACCACATTCTCAGAAAGAGCTAAACCACAAACCTGAAACCAAAAAAACATGATTCATTCTATCTGATGGCATAGTTTATAAAACTGAGAGATTAACTCAGATAAACAGCGTACACTTGATGCAGCATGCCTAAAATCGTCTCTCGTTAAAAGGCCATTTACTTTTGCAAAGCTGAAAAGCGCCAATGAAAGTGGTACTAATTTTTTCCGCATATCTGCGAAGTTTTTGAACTCCTCAAATGTGATGCGTACATTATTGAATCTAGGATTATTGTTCATTTCATCAACCCTTTCGAGTAACTTGTTCAGATGACTCACGTCTGCAGAAGCAACTATAGTGTGTGCAAAATCCTTTGCTGATATGGTTTTTCGCGATTTGAAGTCATAATGAACAAACTCCAACCTCAAAATCTATACACATAATATTCTAATCAGTTTGCATACACAATCACATATAAGATCACTAAAATAACTTTCTTAATTTGTCCGAGTCTTATGGCAGAAAGAAATAATTGAAAACATACTTCCTCATGCAAATCTCTTATAAAATGCACAAATTTATCATGTCCGAGGCGACCTTTTCCTTCTTTACCAAATAAGTATTCCACCATCTTTCCATTTTCTACGGAGGCATCGGCCTCTAGATCCCTTCGATGAACACCATGTCTGCTCTGAGATCGCATTGATGCCATCACTCTTTTGAATTCTTCTTTGTCTATCTCCCTAAAGATGGTTAAAACTAGTTAAGCATCAATGTACAATGATGATGCTCAACATATAACAAGCTAGTATAGAAATATTAGAAGTGCATCACATAGAATGAGTAGTACTAACCCATCATTATCCATGTCAAACATTTTGAATACTGCAGAAAAGCTTGATTCTGCGATGCTAAGCAGTGTTACCAAGAATAAATACCTATTGCAGTTAATATAAACAGTATAAGTTAAGACCTTAGCCAATATTCACCACAATTTTCCCATAAtagtagaaaattcagaaaacTCACTCCCTGAATGATATAAGACCATCACCATTTACATCGAAAAGCATAAAAAATTCCGAAGGAGGACATAACAAATGTCCAGGACTTCTTTCGCCTTTCAAAGATCCATCTCTAACAAGATTTGATTCAGATGGAGGGAAAACAGGAACAACTGCACGCATTAAATCTGCATGATTCATAAGAACTTCCCCTTCTGGTGTACGAGAAGATGCGAAGTATTCGAAAACCTTAATGCAGAAGAGCATAAATTGTTAATGTAAAAGATTTTTCAATTTTTACCATTATATTGAAAGTATGTATGAACATTAAACTCATATATACATATTAAGAAGCTAATTAGCAGAGAATAAAAACACCTTCTCGGGTGGACTATGCAACCTTATGCGCTTCTCATAGTTGAAGAAAACTTTACTTCTGTACGCGTCTGCAACATGGCATCAATTATGAAATGAGATAGAGAAATTATAACGTAGAACTCGAATATGATCGACTAAGGTAACTTGGAAGTAAAGT containing:
- the LOC127087737 gene encoding calcium uptake protein, mitochondrial, yielding MSFFSTLRRTSIFIQRFTTSSPASSSPAPPLPNSNPPRYPNWISPFALASALALLYYFSKHNSHFDSHFLNNAFTKSSLPESSNNNHFLFGDAYRSKVFFNYEKRIRLHSPPEKVFEYFASSRTPEGEVLMNHADLMRAVVPVFPPSESNLVRDGSLKGERSPGHLLCPPSEFFMLFDVNGDGLISFREYLFLVTLLSIAESSFSAVFKMFDMDNDGEIDKEEFKRVMASMRSQSRHGVHRRDLEADASVENGKMVEYLFGKEGKGRLGHDKFVHFIRDLHEEILRLEFVHYDFKSRKTISAKDFAHTIVASADVSHLNKLLERVDEMNNNPRFNNVRITFEEFKNFADMRKKLVPLSLALFSFAKVNGLLTRDDFRHAASSVCGLALSENVVEIVFHLFDTSGDGNLSSNEFIRVLHKREGDVGGHVETGFIGFLSCCWNCMDKSPGSQSFS